The following coding sequences lie in one Methanohalophilus levihalophilus genomic window:
- a CDS encoding MarC family protein, whose amino-acid sequence MDLLSYFIYSLVSLFVIVSPIGVLITFISLTSNMTLQEKNHIAKRAVVLACVIALFFAVTGDSILDFFGIGVDTLRVAGGILLFKIAFDMMLAHVSRESITEGEISESMDREDIWIFPIAMPMMTGPGTITTVILLSGSSESILHQMVVILAILLTFVICLFTLYFSRRIYKFIGYSGTLVVSRLLGLFLAALAVDFITKGVWNIYTGFLL is encoded by the coding sequence ATGGATTTATTGAGTTATTTCATCTATTCCCTTGTTTCTCTTTTTGTTATTGTTAGTCCCATTGGAGTACTCATAACATTCATATCGTTAACCAGCAACATGACTCTGCAGGAGAAAAACCATATCGCAAAACGTGCTGTTGTGCTGGCATGTGTGATAGCCCTGTTTTTTGCTGTAACGGGTGATAGTATCCTGGATTTCTTTGGAATAGGCGTGGATACTCTCAGGGTTGCCGGAGGCATTCTTCTTTTCAAAATTGCTTTTGATATGATGCTGGCTCACGTTTCCCGTGAAAGTATCACTGAAGGGGAAATCAGCGAATCCATGGATCGTGAAGACATCTGGATATTCCCGATTGCAATGCCAATGATGACCGGCCCGGGTACTATTACAACCGTAATCCTTCTTTCAGGAAGTTCAGAGTCAATTCTTCATCAAATGGTGGTAATACTTGCAATCCTGCTGACCTTCGTGATATGCCTTTTTACACTGTATTTTTCCAGAAGGATTTACAAATTCATTGGATATTCTGGAACACTTGTGGTAAGCAGGTTACTTGGATTGTTTTTGGCAGCCCTGGCTGTAGATTTCATTACAAAAGGGGTATGGAATATTTACACAGGGTTCTTGCTTTGA
- a CDS encoding valine--tRNA ligase, protein MTIPKEYNPSELEERWQNTWDLSMYHFDWEDNTRPQYIIDTPPPYPTGNFHIGNALNWCYIDFEARYRRMRGYNVMFPQGWDCHGLPTEVKVEEIHGITKNQIPRMEFRKLCEELTAGNIDKMRKTMLRLGFSTDWSNEFITMNPDYYVKTQRSFVKMKDMDRIYQADHPVNWCPRCETAIAFAEVEYEGRDSSLNFVHFDKVDIATTRPELIAACVAVAIHPDDERYNKNVGEKLKVPIFGHEVTIIADKEVDPEFGTGVVMICTFGDKQDVRWWVEHNLPLRKAFDRNGKMTAIAGKYEGMSASECKQAIIEDLKAEGYMYDQKPLEQNVGACWRCKTPIEILSERQWFVKIENNEILETADEIEWIPEYMKIRLQNWTNTMEWDWCISRQRIFATPIPVWYCKKCGETKVAKEEWLPLDPTQTQPPEACVCGATDFEAEEDVLDTWMDSSLTALHVSGWLSDHEMRLPTQLRPQGHDIIRTWSFYSILRAKALQDSKPWESILINGMVLGEDGHKMSKSRGNIISPEEVTKEYSADAFRQWAAIGGSPGSDVMFRWKDVVSGSRFFNKMWSIFRFSMNHLEGSLDDITKPAELGAVDLWLLSKLNRLIDDVTDSMDKHQFDEAYKAIRGFAWETLADNYIELAKSRLYGDDEAGKKAAKYSLYVTLDAITRMLAPFAPFFAEEVYSHIGNGSVHVQDWPVADEAMVSDEAEMQGELIKEIASSIRRYKSDHGIALNAPLSKLEIYGGFGDITDLAGVTNSPIEVIEGKPEFEHVAKEVKPNMGVIGPKYRKQAGQIIGALKALDPAEVADMIEAGKVTVAVGDETFELESDAVEVEREVTSAGRAVDVLEFGKVLVVIVR, encoded by the coding sequence ATGACAATTCCAAAAGAATACAACCCCAGCGAGCTTGAGGAAAGATGGCAGAATACATGGGATTTATCCATGTACCATTTTGACTGGGAAGATAATACTCGTCCACAGTACATTATTGACACGCCACCACCATACCCTACCGGTAATTTCCATATCGGTAATGCTCTTAACTGGTGTTACATTGATTTTGAGGCTCGCTACAGGCGCATGAGGGGTTACAATGTCATGTTCCCGCAGGGCTGGGATTGCCATGGCCTTCCTACTGAAGTAAAAGTAGAAGAGATTCACGGAATTACAAAGAACCAGATCCCGAGGATGGAATTCAGGAAGCTTTGTGAGGAACTTACTGCCGGTAATATCGACAAGATGAGGAAAACCATGCTTCGCCTTGGTTTCTCAACTGACTGGAGTAACGAGTTCATCACAATGAACCCGGATTACTACGTCAAGACCCAGCGCTCTTTTGTGAAAATGAAAGACATGGACAGGATTTACCAGGCAGACCATCCGGTTAACTGGTGTCCACGCTGCGAAACCGCAATTGCATTTGCTGAAGTGGAATATGAGGGAAGGGATTCCAGCCTCAATTTTGTACATTTTGATAAAGTAGACATTGCCACCACAAGGCCTGAACTCATTGCAGCCTGTGTGGCAGTTGCAATTCACCCTGATGATGAGAGATACAACAAGAATGTGGGTGAAAAATTAAAAGTTCCTATTTTCGGCCACGAAGTAACAATTATTGCTGACAAGGAAGTTGATCCTGAATTTGGTACAGGTGTAGTCATGATCTGTACTTTCGGTGACAAGCAGGATGTCAGATGGTGGGTTGAACACAACCTGCCACTAAGAAAAGCCTTTGACCGCAATGGAAAGATGACTGCAATTGCCGGCAAGTACGAGGGCATGTCCGCTTCCGAATGCAAGCAAGCAATTATTGAGGACCTTAAAGCAGAAGGCTACATGTACGACCAGAAGCCCCTCGAGCAGAATGTAGGTGCATGCTGGAGATGTAAGACACCAATCGAGATTCTTTCAGAACGCCAATGGTTCGTAAAAATTGAAAATAATGAAATCCTCGAGACCGCTGACGAAATCGAGTGGATTCCCGAATACATGAAAATCCGTCTCCAGAACTGGACAAACACCATGGAATGGGACTGGTGTATTTCAAGGCAGAGGATTTTCGCAACCCCTATTCCGGTCTGGTACTGCAAGAAGTGCGGGGAAACAAAGGTTGCAAAAGAAGAATGGTTACCTCTTGATCCTACGCAGACCCAGCCACCGGAAGCATGTGTATGTGGTGCCACAGACTTTGAAGCAGAGGAAGATGTCCTTGACACATGGATGGATTCATCACTGACAGCCCTCCACGTATCCGGATGGCTCAGCGATCATGAAATGAGACTTCCAACACAGCTTCGTCCACAGGGTCACGATATCATTCGTACCTGGTCATTCTACAGTATTCTCAGGGCAAAAGCACTTCAGGACAGCAAGCCATGGGAATCAATTCTCATCAACGGAATGGTGCTGGGAGAAGATGGACACAAAATGAGCAAGTCCAGAGGAAACATCATCTCACCTGAAGAAGTTACAAAGGAATACAGTGCTGATGCATTCAGGCAATGGGCTGCAATCGGTGGTTCACCTGGTTCAGATGTTATGTTCAGGTGGAAGGATGTAGTCTCAGGTTCCAGATTTTTCAACAAGATGTGGAGTATTTTCCGCTTTTCAATGAACCATCTGGAAGGTTCACTTGATGACATTACCAAACCTGCTGAACTTGGAGCAGTTGACCTGTGGCTGCTCAGCAAACTGAATCGTCTTATCGATGATGTTACAGACAGCATGGACAAGCATCAGTTTGATGAAGCCTACAAGGCAATACGCGGATTTGCATGGGAAACTCTTGCTGACAACTATATCGAGCTGGCAAAGTCAAGATTGTATGGCGATGATGAAGCTGGTAAAAAGGCTGCAAAGTACTCACTTTATGTTACACTCGATGCCATTACCAGAATGCTTGCGCCCTTTGCTCCGTTCTTTGCTGAGGAAGTTTATTCACACATCGGAAACGGAAGCGTGCATGTTCAGGACTGGCCAGTGGCAGATGAAGCCATGGTAAGTGATGAAGCTGAGATGCAGGGTGAACTCATCAAGGAGATTGCAAGCAGTATTCGCCGCTACAAATCCGATCACGGAATTGCGCTTAATGCACCACTGTCAAAGCTTGAGATCTATGGCGGTTTCGGGGACATCACTGATCTTGCAGGCGTCACAAACTCACCAATAGAGGTAATTGAAGGCAAACCTGAATTCGAGCATGTGGCAAAAGAAGTCAAGCCAAACATGGGAGTGATCGGACCGAAGTACAGGAAACAGGCCGGTCAGATTATCGGTGCACTCAAAGCCCTTGATCCTGCTGAAGTTGCTGACATGATTGAAGCAGGGAAAGTTACTGTTGCAGTTGGTGATGAGACGTTTGAACTCGAATCCGATGCTGTGGAAGTTGAAAGAGAAGTAACCTCAGCCGGAAGAGCAGTAGACGTCCTTGAATTTGGAAAAGTGCTTGTTGTAATTGTACGGTAA
- a CDS encoding peroxiredoxin, with protein sequence MPLIGDDAPAFTAKTTQGEIKFPDDYKGKWVILFSHPADFTPVCTTEFMTFASMQDEFRELNTELIGLSIDSIYAHIAWLRTIKEKIEYKGLKDIEVNFPVIEDLTMEVAKKFGMLQPNASNTQAVRAVFIIDPKAKVRCILYYPLSNGRNMDEVKRILLAMQKSDAEQIATPANWQPGDDVIIPPPGSCGTAKERVETVEEGKYCLDWFICFKKET encoded by the coding sequence ATGCCGTTAATAGGCGATGATGCACCGGCTTTTACAGCCAAAACCACACAGGGTGAAATAAAATTCCCTGATGATTACAAAGGGAAATGGGTAATCCTTTTCAGTCATCCGGCTGATTTCACTCCCGTTTGTACGACTGAATTCATGACCTTTGCAAGCATGCAGGACGAATTCAGGGAATTGAACACAGAATTGATTGGTCTGTCAATCGATAGTATCTATGCTCACATTGCATGGCTTCGTACCATCAAGGAAAAAATCGAGTACAAAGGCCTGAAGGATATTGAGGTTAATTTCCCTGTCATTGAAGACCTTACGATGGAAGTGGCAAAGAAGTTCGGAATGCTGCAGCCAAATGCCTCCAATACACAGGCAGTACGTGCAGTTTTCATAATCGATCCGAAAGCAAAGGTCCGTTGTATTCTTTATTATCCGTTGAGCAACGGTCGCAATATGGATGAAGTCAAGCGTATCCTGCTTGCCATGCAGAAATCCGATGCAGAACAGATAGCAACTCCTGCAAACTGGCAACCCGGAGATGATGTTATCATTCCACCACCCGGTTCCTGTGGGACTGCCAAAGAAAGGGTTGAAACTGTGGAAGAAGGAAAATATTGCCTTGACTGGTTTATCTGCTTCAAGAAAGAAACTTGA
- a CDS encoding carboxymuconolactone decarboxylase family protein — protein sequence MSKHEELEHEELIESMSEKLGFTPQILKTLGELDPHFLKKYNRCNGKLLTDGALPAKMKILMALAVVASKQCERCTVVQMQSALKNGATKEEIMETMEVISITSGAPAVAACRDALKLLKDQ from the coding sequence ATGTCAAAACATGAAGAGCTTGAACACGAAGAATTGATAGAGAGTATGAGCGAGAAACTGGGCTTCACACCACAGATTCTCAAGACACTTGGGGAATTGGATCCACATTTCCTGAAGAAGTACAACCGTTGTAACGGCAAACTTCTTACAGACGGTGCCCTTCCGGCAAAAATGAAGATTTTGATGGCTTTGGCAGTTGTTGCATCCAAGCAGTGTGAAAGATGCACTGTGGTGCAAATGCAGAGTGCTCTTAAGAATGGGGCCACAAAAGAAGAAATCATGGAAACCATGGAAGTGATTTCCATAACTTCCGGTGCACCTGCCGTTGCAGCATGCAGGGATGCATTGAAACTTCTCAAGGATCAATAA
- a CDS encoding ferredoxin: MADKDNKVPENVPGEYYVDDECIACRLCTSDAPDNFKMTDNNSTAYVYKQPENDSEIAACEAALDNCPVEAIGNNG, translated from the coding sequence ATGGCAGATAAGGATAACAAAGTACCTGAAAATGTTCCCGGGGAGTATTATGTAGACGATGAATGCATAGCATGCCGCCTTTGCACTTCCGACGCTCCGGACAATTTCAAAATGACAGATAATAATTCAACGGCATATGTATACAAACAACCTGAAAATGATTCAGAGATAGCGGCATGTGAGGCTGCGCTGGACAATTGTCCTGTGGAAGCCATTGGTAACAATGGATAA
- a CDS encoding response regulator transcription factor has translation MPGEQTEEILATLRRELEGKNVLLFAPANVFSERIIHFYTSSVLENIDDKKIIWLCLKDPREKVLSRFSEYGLDVESFLDRMWFIDVEKPGVEPAKNTLYCSSQTDYIKIGSYVGKLFTDYPDSLLIIDDLNVLSKDSLQVVENFGKFLTRSAREHSGSIISMLNVGGSSEVENAMKSFFDVIINIDEAGEMHTEIGLKTLDFRYSVDKGEIELEYIQKKVKKDRLKILVVDDEPDIPDLIKLSLATEPYDFLVAYSGKEAVETATKELPDLLLLDIMMPDMDGYEVVEKLKTVRETSDIAIIMVSAKTNVEDKLKGMELGIDDYISKPFDKREINARIKMVMKRFGWNPPETSE, from the coding sequence ATGCCTGGGGAACAAACTGAAGAAATACTTGCAACACTGCGCAGGGAACTTGAAGGAAAGAATGTATTGTTATTTGCGCCTGCAAATGTCTTCAGTGAACGCATCATTCATTTTTACACTTCTTCAGTACTTGAAAACATCGATGATAAGAAAATCATCTGGCTTTGCCTTAAAGACCCACGGGAAAAAGTACTCTCCAGATTCAGCGAATATGGTCTCGATGTCGAATCATTCCTGGATAGAATGTGGTTTATTGATGTCGAGAAACCTGGCGTTGAACCGGCAAAAAACACACTCTATTGCAGTTCACAGACCGACTACATTAAAATAGGCTCCTATGTTGGAAAACTATTCACCGACTATCCGGACTCCCTGCTTATAATAGATGATCTGAATGTGCTTTCGAAAGACAGCCTGCAGGTTGTGGAAAATTTCGGAAAATTCCTGACACGCAGTGCAAGAGAACATTCAGGAAGCATTATTTCCATGCTTAATGTGGGCGGTTCATCTGAAGTGGAAAATGCTATGAAATCTTTTTTTGACGTTATAATCAATATTGACGAAGCCGGTGAGATGCATACTGAAATCGGATTGAAAACACTTGATTTCCGGTATAGTGTTGACAAGGGCGAAATCGAACTGGAATACATACAGAAGAAAGTCAAAAAAGACAGGCTTAAAATCCTTGTAGTGGATGATGAACCTGATATTCCCGATCTTATCAAGCTCTCTCTTGCAACCGAACCATATGATTTCCTGGTAGCATACAGCGGGAAAGAAGCTGTTGAAACAGCCACCAAAGAACTGCCAGATCTTCTTTTATTGGACATCATGATGCCCGACATGGATGGATATGAGGTTGTCGAGAAGCTGAAAACAGTCAGGGAAACAAGTGATATTGCCATTATCATGGTTTCAGCCAAAACCAATGTCGAAGACAAATTGAAGGGCATGGAACTTGGAATAGATGATTACATTTCCAAACCCTTTGATAAAAGGGAAATCAATGCCCGTATTAAAATGGTCATGAAGAGATTTGGGTGGAACCCACCTGAAACTTCTGAATAA
- the alaS gene encoding alanine--tRNA ligase, giving the protein MLEEEYQIDFFKENGFTRKQCPKCGKFFWTRDMERETCGDAPCDPYTFIGNPIFKKSHDLADMRELFLSFFEENDHTRIERYPVIARWRDDIYLTIASIADFQPFVTSGQVPPPANPLTISQPCIRLPDLDAVGRSGRHLTTFEMMAHHAFNTRDHEIYWKEHTLELCDGFLNKLGADPYEVTYKEEPWAGGGNAGPCVETLIGGLEVATLVFMDLQQHKTGDITIKGDQYRKMDNYIVDTGYGLERFVWASKGSPTIYDAVFPNVVEELMELAGVEHRLEDEEYSNILSQNARLAGLMDISEKANLFELRKQVASDIGITVDKLATIMEPVEDVYAIADHSRCLTFMLGDGIIPSNVKAGYLARLVIRRTLKMMQDRDIRIPLSEIVQMHIRNLPEYPEFEERFDVIQEILEGEEKKFQETLDRGRKMIQKSAKHYKKNNEKMPLDAIIEMYDSHGIPPEISKDAASEVGVEVDLPDNFYSLVADKHSKSTKEEKEESPFADRIRNLPETKRLFYDEPHRLDFEAVVLDMFENNIVLDNTLFYPEGGGQPADHGTLTVEDALLNVVDVQMINGIVIHTIDKIEDELHIRKGDLVHGKVDDERRWAHARHHTATHVVNDAAREVLGDHIWQAGAQKFTDRARLDLSHYKRISQEEIEQIEILANRMVMENKRVLSEWMDRTEAEQKYGFGLYQGGVPPGQKIRVLHVGNDIEACAGTHCTYTGQIGPIKILKTERIQDGVERIEYAAGEAAVLAMQQMDNLIRKSADTLRVPAEQLPATTERFFEEWKDLRKENEKLKEELAASRVSQLVDGAEDVSGVRMITEFIPGADAEGLAKMVKQLSAENGNLVTLLLSDNGGVKVAASAGKDAIQKGANAGLIVREVTAIVGGGGGGKPDLAQGGGTDPSKIEEALDAGKKTLASQIQGKA; this is encoded by the coding sequence ATGCTGGAAGAGGAATATCAAATTGATTTTTTCAAGGAAAACGGATTTACCCGTAAACAATGTCCAAAATGTGGGAAATTTTTCTGGACAAGGGACATGGAAAGAGAAACATGCGGTGACGCTCCATGTGACCCGTACACATTCATCGGAAATCCTATTTTCAAGAAGAGCCACGATCTGGCTGACATGAGGGAACTTTTCCTGTCATTTTTCGAGGAAAACGACCATACACGTATCGAACGCTACCCTGTAATTGCACGCTGGAGAGATGATATATATCTTACAATTGCATCAATTGCAGATTTCCAGCCTTTTGTGACATCAGGACAGGTCCCCCCACCAGCAAACCCCCTTACAATTTCACAGCCGTGCATAAGGCTTCCTGACCTTGATGCTGTGGGCCGTAGCGGCAGGCACCTCACAACCTTTGAGATGATGGCTCATCACGCATTCAACACCAGGGATCATGAGATTTACTGGAAAGAGCACACCCTTGAACTCTGTGATGGTTTCCTTAATAAGCTGGGCGCAGACCCTTATGAAGTAACTTATAAGGAAGAACCATGGGCAGGTGGAGGCAACGCTGGCCCTTGTGTGGAAACCCTTATTGGCGGACTGGAGGTTGCAACTCTTGTGTTCATGGATCTCCAGCAGCACAAAACCGGAGACATAACTATTAAAGGCGACCAATACCGAAAAATGGACAACTATATAGTTGACACCGGTTATGGGCTGGAAAGATTTGTGTGGGCTTCAAAGGGCTCGCCTACCATTTATGATGCTGTTTTCCCCAACGTTGTTGAGGAATTGATGGAACTTGCAGGCGTTGAACATCGCCTTGAAGACGAAGAATACTCAAATATCCTCTCCCAGAACGCAAGGCTTGCAGGACTCATGGACATCAGTGAGAAAGCAAATCTCTTCGAACTTCGAAAGCAAGTAGCTTCAGATATTGGAATCACAGTTGACAAACTGGCTACTATCATGGAACCTGTGGAAGATGTATACGCAATCGCCGACCACAGCCGTTGCCTGACTTTCATGCTTGGAGACGGTATTATCCCATCCAATGTGAAAGCAGGCTACCTTGCACGTCTTGTTATCAGGAGAACCCTGAAAATGATGCAGGATCGTGACATCCGCATTCCGCTTTCTGAAATTGTACAGATGCACATTCGCAACCTTCCGGAATATCCCGAATTTGAAGAGCGTTTTGATGTGATTCAGGAAATCCTTGAAGGCGAAGAAAAGAAGTTTCAGGAAACGCTGGATCGCGGAAGGAAAATGATCCAGAAGTCAGCAAAACACTACAAGAAAAACAATGAGAAAATGCCCCTTGATGCTATCATCGAAATGTATGATAGCCACGGGATTCCACCGGAAATCTCAAAAGATGCTGCTTCAGAAGTTGGTGTGGAAGTGGATCTTCCTGACAATTTTTACTCCCTTGTAGCTGATAAGCACAGCAAGAGTACAAAGGAAGAAAAAGAAGAATCGCCTTTTGCTGACAGGATCCGCAATTTGCCGGAAACCAAGCGCCTTTTCTACGACGAACCTCACAGGCTTGATTTTGAAGCGGTTGTTCTTGACATGTTTGAAAATAATATTGTCCTTGACAACACTCTTTTCTATCCAGAGGGTGGCGGACAACCTGCGGATCATGGAACACTCACAGTGGAAGACGCCTTACTCAATGTCGTGGATGTCCAGATGATCAATGGGATTGTAATCCACACCATCGACAAAATCGAGGACGAACTCCATATCAGGAAAGGAGATCTGGTCCACGGTAAAGTTGATGATGAAAGAAGGTGGGCACACGCAAGGCACCACACTGCAACACATGTCGTAAATGACGCTGCGAGGGAAGTGCTTGGCGATCACATCTGGCAGGCTGGAGCCCAGAAATTCACCGACCGTGCAAGACTTGATCTTTCACACTACAAGCGCATTTCCCAGGAAGAGATTGAGCAGATCGAAATCCTTGCAAACCGTATGGTAATGGAGAACAAAAGAGTTCTCAGCGAGTGGATGGACAGGACTGAAGCCGAACAGAAATACGGCTTTGGACTGTATCAGGGAGGCGTGCCACCTGGACAGAAAATCAGGGTTTTACATGTCGGAAATGACATCGAAGCATGTGCTGGTACTCACTGCACTTACACCGGTCAGATAGGGCCGATTAAGATTCTCAAGACCGAAAGGATTCAGGATGGTGTTGAAAGGATAGAATACGCTGCGGGAGAAGCAGCTGTCCTGGCAATGCAGCAAATGGATAACCTGATCAGGAAATCCGCAGACACACTACGTGTTCCAGCAGAACAGCTTCCTGCAACCACAGAACGATTCTTTGAGGAATGGAAAGACCTGAGGAAAGAGAACGAAAAACTCAAGGAAGAACTTGCTGCTTCAAGAGTTAGCCAGCTGGTAGATGGAGCTGAAGATGTTTCCGGAGTCAGGATGATTACAGAATTCATTCCCGGTGCAGACGCTGAAGGTCTTGCAAAAATGGTAAAACAGCTTTCCGCTGAAAATGGCAATCTTGTTACCCTCCTGCTTAGCGACAATGGCGGCGTGAAAGTCGCAGCTTCAGCAGGCAAAGATGCAATACAAAAGGGTGCTAATGCCGGTCTTATTGTCCGTGAAGTTACCGCTATTGTTGGAGGAGGAGGCGGTGGCAAACCGGATCTTGCACAGGGTGGAGGAACCGATCCGTCTAAGATCGAAGAAGCACTCGATGCAGGAAAGAAAACACTCGCTTCACAAATACAGGGGAAAGCTTAA
- the surE gene encoding 5'/3'-nucleotidase SurE — MSKKILLTNDDGVYAAGIRAAYRSVSPLGDVTIAAPAIQQSGVGRSISIFEPLRIHKTIVEGVDAYAVGGTPTDSVILGIFAILKEKPDLLVSGFNIGENISTDTVTTSGTVGAALEGASHGIPAIAASIQVTEEGLKFDDLRHHEHDFDVAIKVVRNIADKVLKYGLPENVDVLNVNIPHDVEDDPEIEFTRLSRKLFRTDVEERHDPRGRPYYWIAGDLVPFGEEGTDVHVVAQKGNVSITPLTLDSTARIDFSELEKLV; from the coding sequence ATGTCAAAAAAAATTCTTCTGACCAATGATGATGGTGTTTACGCCGCCGGGATACGTGCTGCTTACAGGAGTGTAAGTCCTCTGGGAGACGTGACTATCGCAGCTCCTGCAATCCAGCAAAGCGGTGTTGGAAGGTCAATTTCCATTTTTGAGCCACTTCGCATTCACAAAACAATAGTTGAAGGCGTGGATGCTTATGCTGTAGGGGGAACTCCTACTGATTCAGTTATCCTTGGTATTTTTGCAATACTGAAAGAAAAACCCGACCTGCTTGTTTCGGGTTTTAACATCGGTGAGAATATAAGCACGGATACTGTTACCACATCCGGCACTGTGGGTGCAGCACTTGAAGGGGCAAGCCATGGCATTCCGGCAATTGCGGCGTCTATACAGGTCACAGAAGAAGGCCTGAAGTTTGATGACCTCAGGCACCATGAGCATGATTTTGATGTGGCCATAAAGGTTGTAAGAAATATTGCAGATAAAGTCCTGAAATACGGTTTGCCTGAAAATGTGGATGTACTCAATGTTAACATTCCACATGATGTTGAAGACGATCCGGAAATAGAGTTCACAAGGCTTTCAAGAAAACTTTTCAGAACAGACGTGGAAGAGCGTCATGATCCCAGAGGCAGGCCATATTACTGGATTGCCGGCGATCTGGTACCTTTTGGGGAAGAAGGTACGGATGTGCATGTTGTGGCACAGAAAGGGAATGTATCCATAACTCC